The following coding sequences are from one Lolium rigidum isolate FL_2022 chromosome 6, APGP_CSIRO_Lrig_0.1, whole genome shotgun sequence window:
- the LOC124659291 gene encoding protein NEGATIVE REGULATOR OF RESISTANCE-like, with protein sequence MDAPTADAKRKRTDADTDVAHVVEEASDAEVEEFYAILRRMRDASRRFVSRAGAGGRAGLARAPAWRPSFSWEDFAPPAAPTTTAPSTQQQQQQQQRSTVDERVAENATPSRVTLDLNAEPEPEASATPRP encoded by the coding sequence ATGGACGCGCCCACCGCCGACGCCAAGCGCAAGCGCACCGATGCCGACACCGACGTCGCCCACGTCGTCGAAGAGGCCTCCGACGCTGAGGTGGAGGAGTTCTACGCCATCCTCCGCCGCATGCGCGACGCCTCGCGCCGCTTCGTGTCGCGAGCCGGAGCTGGCGGCCGGGCTGGTCTCGCACGCGCGCCGGCATGGCGCCCCAGCTTCTCCTGGGAGGACTTCGCTCCTCCGGCTGCCCCGACGACAACGGCGCCGTcgacgcagcagcagcagcagcagcagcagcggtcaaccgtcgacgagcgcgtcgccGAGAACGCCACGCCGTCGCGCGTCACCCTAGACCTCAACGCCGAGCCGGAGCCCGAGGCGTCGGCCACCCCGCGCCCCTGA